In the genome of Massilibacillus massiliensis, one region contains:
- a CDS encoding acyl-CoA dehydrogenase family protein, with amino-acid sequence MGKLNEQEFKAYLKQIRELTEGTFDVMQKEIEDTNVFPEEFYQLGIKNNLYRCSIPEEYGGWGLSELEILKIQEEFSRGPGGMRMHLHYAMDLNWRPLYDFGSEELKAELMPGFQDRSVFTCWAVTEETGGTGADIKTLAVKDGDDYIINGEKYLISHTDCCNYAYVTLLTDPNADKDHRLSTFMVPCNTPGYEVTPMPHMMGCRGSGHTGLKFTNMRVNKKYLLGKEGDGLHISIHSLSVSRVHIAASNLGMAQRMLEISLKRAHDRVTFGKPIIERQAIRMKIADMATHVHALRTMVYDFAKDYEKDPNGEYIEEKAAMCKLFSIQVTKVCGDEMLEIFGGVGYFEDCEYGPTERLYRDSRAMWLEEGTPTVQRITISRQTIKHGGCLAYLD; translated from the coding sequence ATGGGAAAATTGAATGAACAAGAATTTAAAGCGTATCTAAAACAGATCAGAGAATTAACAGAGGGCACATTTGATGTGATGCAAAAGGAAATTGAGGATACGAATGTGTTTCCTGAGGAGTTTTATCAACTGGGCATAAAAAATAACCTGTACCGTTGCTCGATCCCAGAAGAATACGGCGGTTGGGGTCTCTCTGAATTAGAAATTTTAAAAATTCAGGAAGAATTTAGTCGTGGTCCTGGCGGAATGCGTATGCATCTGCATTATGCTATGGATTTAAATTGGCGTCCTTTATATGACTTTGGTAGTGAAGAACTGAAAGCAGAGTTAATGCCTGGTTTTCAGGACAGATCGGTCTTTACTTGCTGGGCGGTTACAGAGGAAACAGGCGGAACTGGTGCAGATATTAAAACCTTAGCTGTCAAAGACGGCGATGATTACATTATTAATGGAGAAAAGTATTTAATTTCTCATACGGATTGCTGCAATTATGCTTATGTTACGCTTCTTACGGATCCTAATGCCGATAAAGATCATCGTCTTTCTACCTTTATGGTTCCATGTAATACACCGGGGTACGAAGTTACGCCGATGCCTCATATGATGGGATGCCGTGGATCAGGGCATACCGGCTTAAAATTTACGAACATGAGAGTCAATAAGAAGTACTTGCTTGGTAAAGAAGGCGATGGTCTCCATATCTCGATTCATTCCCTGTCTGTTTCACGTGTTCATATCGCAGCTAGTAATCTGGGGATGGCGCAACGCATGTTGGAAATTTCGCTTAAACGTGCCCATGACCGTGTTACTTTCGGCAAACCGATCATCGAACGTCAGGCGATCAGAATGAAAATTGCTGATATGGCTACGCATGTTCATGCTTTACGTACCATGGTTTATGATTTTGCAAAAGATTACGAAAAGGATCCGAACGGAGAATACATTGAAGAAAAGGCTGCAATGTGCAAACTGTTCAGTATTCAAGTTACCAAAGTGTGTGGCGATGAAATGCTTGAAATCTTTGGTGGTGTTGGCTACTTTGAAGATTGCGAATATGGCCCTACGGAACGCTTATACCGTGATTCCCGTGCAATGTGGCTAGAAGAAGGGACGCCTACGGTGCAGCGCATAACGATTTCTCGTCAGACGATCAAACATGGTGGCTGTTTAGCGTATCTTGATTAA
- a CDS encoding MFS transporter: MESKIGNKRWYIIALLVVCFTFMYLGRASISIAGPVLMKEYGWTGTEFGLVSTAFFIGYALTMLPAGWLSDRFGATKVIVIGTLVWSVFTFLTPFGAATISSLIFIRVIVGLGQGVTLPAASSLVARWVPKREAGKAQGWTLIGVPLGVILTMLTGVYLIQNYNWQTIFYLFALLGPIWCLIWAKFGGNRPEHASVGKEELDYILSGQGAKDTGTQAAILTAKQIFSTGSVWGAIIAYFCYNYVFYLLLTWLPTYLAVGRGFTLVKSGYYTIIPYLVAMITYPLGGILADWASQKFGDNIGRKLFPVCGLVIGGIALILGAQADNVNTAIILIAASMGFLTITQGGFFSIPIIFAPKNAGTIVGMYGFIGTMAGISAPLVTGMVVDVYGYSYALFLGSSMAILGALILLAAKIQPIQAKSQYLSGISIDK, encoded by the coding sequence ATGGAATCAAAGATTGGTAATAAACGATGGTATATCATTGCTCTGTTGGTCGTATGTTTCACTTTTATGTATCTAGGGAGAGCCAGTATATCAATTGCTGGGCCGGTATTGATGAAAGAATATGGCTGGACTGGAACGGAGTTTGGCTTAGTTTCGACGGCATTTTTTATTGGGTATGCTCTGACCATGCTTCCGGCTGGTTGGTTATCTGACCGATTCGGGGCGACTAAAGTAATTGTCATTGGTACGTTAGTTTGGTCAGTATTTACCTTTTTAACTCCTTTTGGGGCGGCAACGATAAGCTCACTGATTTTTATTCGGGTAATTGTAGGTTTGGGGCAAGGCGTTACTTTACCTGCGGCTTCTTCACTGGTAGCCAGATGGGTACCGAAAAGAGAGGCAGGTAAGGCACAGGGATGGACACTAATTGGAGTTCCACTCGGGGTCATTCTCACTATGCTTACAGGTGTCTATTTAATCCAGAATTATAACTGGCAAACTATATTTTATCTATTTGCGCTGCTTGGACCAATTTGGTGTTTAATTTGGGCTAAATTTGGTGGAAATCGGCCCGAACATGCTTCAGTTGGCAAAGAAGAACTGGACTATATTTTATCGGGGCAGGGGGCAAAAGATACTGGTACCCAAGCTGCTATCTTAACTGCAAAGCAGATTTTTTCAACCGGATCCGTATGGGGTGCGATTATTGCATACTTTTGTTATAATTACGTTTTTTACTTGCTATTAACATGGCTGCCGACCTATTTAGCTGTTGGACGTGGATTTACTCTGGTGAAAAGTGGCTATTACACAATCATTCCATATCTTGTCGCGATGATCACATATCCATTGGGTGGTATCTTGGCTGACTGGGCATCGCAGAAATTCGGAGACAATATAGGGCGAAAGCTGTTTCCTGTTTGTGGTTTAGTCATAGGGGGAATTGCTTTGATCCTAGGCGCGCAGGCTGATAATGTTAACACAGCGATCATTTTAATTGCAGCATCGATGGGCTTTTTAACCATTACGCAAGGTGGCTTTTTCTCCATTCCAATCATCTTTGCACCTAAAAATGCCGGTACAATCGTGGGCATGTATGGTTTCATTGGTACGATGGCAGGAATTTCCGCACCGCTTGTTACTGGTATGGTTGTTGACGTCTACGGGTATAGCTATGCGTTGTTTTTGGGCTCCTCCATGGCAATTTTAGGTGCGCTGATATTATTAGCTGCCAAGATTCAACCGATTCAAGCTAAAAGCCAATATCTAAGCGGCATTTCAATCGACAAGTAG
- a CDS encoding CaiB/BaiF CoA transferase family protein, which produces MKGLEGIKVIELTSYIAAPACPRILGEMGAEIIKIEPFSGDEQRTQGPGYGMLRDDIEDPAFDMAGLDKNWLSVNLKSKEGIAFVYKMVETADVIVTNFRDKALVKLGLDYETIRKMFPHIVYAQMRGYGERGPERDSRGYDATAYSARGGILTSFPQLGENPVNVPAAFGDWNASGFLTASVLAALVRKEKTGLGDKVVVNLYHVACWGMQHAIVSRQAGALYPRSRKLVPTPSNNCYKSQDGIWFLICQGNYNKYFEQMVEAFGIESLRGNQEYNTLEKLTANKTNGYVVELFEDAFIKKTFAEWEVIFRENEIPYQKAFTVDDILVDEEVYANDILRHVKYKSYGDRVIPTSPIRMKSVGDPKLWISKPIGYDTRAYLLKYGYSETEVRQFIENGAVKVYEGGELNFDKLSSTSATEELP; this is translated from the coding sequence TTGAAAGGATTAGAAGGCATTAAAGTAATCGAACTGACTTCTTACATTGCAGCACCAGCATGTCCACGAATTCTCGGTGAAATGGGAGCAGAGATTATTAAAATTGAACCATTTAGCGGGGATGAACAACGTACACAAGGCCCTGGTTATGGTATGCTGCGTGATGATATTGAAGATCCTGCATTCGATATGGCTGGTCTTGATAAGAATTGGTTGAGTGTGAATCTTAAAAGTAAAGAGGGTATCGCTTTCGTTTATAAAATGGTGGAGACTGCGGATGTTATTGTTACGAACTTTAGAGATAAAGCTTTGGTTAAATTGGGGTTGGATTATGAAACGATTCGCAAGATGTTCCCGCATATCGTTTATGCGCAAATGAGAGGTTATGGCGAAAGAGGACCGGAAAGGGATTCAAGAGGATATGATGCGACTGCCTATTCTGCGCGTGGCGGCATATTGACTTCATTTCCGCAACTAGGTGAAAATCCAGTGAATGTTCCTGCTGCTTTTGGTGATTGGAATGCGAGCGGTTTTTTGACTGCCAGTGTTTTGGCCGCTTTAGTGAGAAAAGAGAAAACTGGTTTAGGCGACAAGGTAGTCGTTAACCTTTATCATGTCGCTTGTTGGGGAATGCAGCATGCGATTGTTTCACGCCAGGCAGGGGCTTTATATCCAAGATCAAGAAAGCTGGTTCCAACCCCGTCAAATAACTGTTATAAATCTCAAGATGGGATTTGGTTTTTGATTTGTCAGGGCAATTATAATAAATATTTCGAACAAATGGTTGAGGCATTCGGTATCGAATCGCTTCGCGGCAATCAAGAATACAATACGTTAGAAAAACTTACGGCAAATAAGACGAATGGTTATGTGGTTGAACTTTTTGAAGATGCATTTATCAAAAAAACGTTTGCTGAATGGGAAGTAATTTTCAGAGAAAATGAGATTCCTTATCAGAAAGCATTTACGGTGGATGATATCCTTGTAGATGAAGAAGTTTATGCCAATGACATCCTAAGACATGTGAAATACAAATCTTATGGTGACCGCGTTATTCCGACAAGTCCAATTCGCATGAAGAGTGTTGGCGACCCTAAGTTGTGGATATCTAAACCGATTGGTTATGATACACGTGCGTACCTGTTGAAATATGGTTATTCTGAAACTGAGGTTCGGCAATTCATTGAAAATGGTGCTGTGAAGGTATATGAAGGCGGAGAATTGAATTTTGATAAATTAAGCAGCACGTCAGCGACAGAAGAGCTTCCTTAA
- a CDS encoding LysR family transcriptional regulator, with protein sequence MEIFQIRYILAVAKHQNFSRAAEEVCVTPSSLSQQIKKLEDELGVVLFGRTTRSVHLTPAGIEFVENAKKLILDISGINMAMQQYVDGESGKISIGSVPALGAFGITPLIAAFKKNYPKISFEFHEAECFDLYPLLSSGKIDVAFLTAYNKYKPDKMPLESYPLIQDELVIITNTAHRFASREIIDLHEAAEETFISLSKSSGAFTDTIDACKLSGFEPKFGYNSHYVDTCVSLVTEGMGIALLSSRIAKMACPAGKNIAVVRFKPKAIRTVSVVFPKKKKLSPVVLNFKNFFVHWSQENYIHNTSDG encoded by the coding sequence ATGGAGATTTTTCAAATCAGGTACATATTAGCAGTAGCCAAGCACCAAAATTTTTCTCGTGCAGCGGAAGAAGTTTGTGTAACTCCCTCCTCTTTATCACAGCAAATAAAAAAACTTGAAGATGAATTGGGCGTTGTCCTATTCGGAAGAACTACACGATCAGTTCATCTAACTCCGGCGGGCATTGAATTTGTTGAAAATGCCAAGAAACTAATATTGGATATTTCCGGAATTAACATGGCCATGCAACAATATGTGGATGGTGAAAGCGGTAAAATATCCATAGGCAGTGTCCCGGCGCTTGGAGCTTTTGGTATTACGCCACTCATAGCAGCTTTCAAAAAAAACTATCCAAAAATTTCTTTTGAATTTCATGAAGCCGAATGTTTTGACCTCTATCCACTATTGTCGAGTGGAAAAATTGACGTAGCCTTTCTTACCGCATACAACAAATACAAACCGGACAAGATGCCGCTAGAGTCATACCCTCTGATCCAAGACGAATTAGTCATTATAACGAATACCGCTCACCGATTTGCCTCCAGAGAAATAATCGATCTACATGAAGCCGCGGAAGAAACTTTTATTTCTCTCTCCAAGTCTTCCGGAGCTTTTACAGACACCATTGATGCCTGTAAGTTATCTGGATTTGAACCGAAATTCGGCTATAATTCTCACTACGTTGATACCTGCGTTAGCCTTGTAACCGAAGGTATGGGAATCGCATTACTATCCTCTCGGATAGCGAAAATGGCATGTCCTGCAGGAAAAAACATTGCTGTAGTTCGCTTTAAACCGAAAGCAATTAGGACTGTATCCGTGGTCTTTCCAAAAAAGAAAAAACTTTCTCCCGTTGTTTTAAATTTCAAGAATTTTTTTGTACATTGGTCACAGGAAAATTATATACACAATACCTCCGATGGATAA
- a CDS encoding MFS transporter, which yields MDAKIGKKRWYMIAMLTLCYTILYMDRSCMSMAGPSMMKHFNWSATQYGLVSTAFFIGYACTQFPGGWLADRFGGGKVTMIGALWWSLFVFVTPFGSTMGLMVMIRVAMGWGEGVSLPAMTSIVAQWMPKKESGLAQGLSLMGVAIGIAAAMPISAWIIQTWGWQMVFFSFAFIAPLWVILWLKYGKDKPEEHPTISKEEIAYIRADQGGLAEGTNQIVTLTAKDIFSVRSVWIGAISFFCTNYLFYLFMTWLPVYFVKGRGFALGTSAIYSMMPYVVAMFTYPLGGWLADQAAKKLGHNIGRKLFPILGMIGAGVLLIYGSKAMNASMAVALISASNGVLCLTMGGYYSMPIVFSPTHAGKIVGLYATCATIGGIIAPLLTGVVVDLYGYDYALYLGAGLSILGALILMTSQVKPIIPRVDRDKAPKCNSVRS from the coding sequence ATGGACGCAAAGATTGGTAAAAAAAGATGGTATATGATTGCTATGTTGACATTGTGCTATACGATTCTTTATATGGATAGATCATGTATGTCGATGGCAGGACCTTCTATGATGAAGCATTTCAATTGGAGTGCCACACAATACGGGTTGGTTTCAACAGCTTTCTTTATTGGCTATGCATGTACGCAGTTTCCGGGCGGGTGGTTGGCGGATCGATTTGGCGGTGGAAAGGTTACAATGATTGGCGCTCTTTGGTGGTCGCTGTTTGTATTTGTAACGCCTTTTGGCTCTACAATGGGGCTAATGGTAATGATACGAGTTGCAATGGGGTGGGGAGAAGGTGTTTCTTTACCGGCGATGACTTCAATTGTAGCACAGTGGATGCCGAAAAAAGAATCTGGGTTAGCCCAAGGGTTGAGTCTTATGGGGGTGGCTATCGGAATTGCTGCGGCTATGCCGATATCGGCTTGGATTATCCAAACTTGGGGATGGCAAATGGTCTTTTTCTCTTTTGCTTTTATTGCTCCGCTTTGGGTCATTCTCTGGCTTAAGTATGGTAAGGATAAGCCTGAGGAGCATCCGACAATAAGTAAGGAAGAAATAGCGTATATTAGAGCAGATCAAGGTGGTTTGGCAGAAGGTACAAATCAGATCGTAACCTTGACCGCTAAAGATATATTTTCAGTACGGTCAGTTTGGATCGGTGCAATTTCTTTTTTTTGTACCAATTACCTCTTTTACTTATTTATGACCTGGTTGCCGGTGTACTTTGTTAAGGGGCGTGGCTTCGCGCTAGGAACAAGTGCAATATATAGTATGATGCCATATGTGGTTGCCATGTTCACGTATCCATTAGGCGGCTGGCTGGCTGATCAGGCCGCAAAGAAATTAGGACACAATATTGGGAGAAAGCTATTTCCGATACTTGGCATGATAGGTGCTGGCGTTTTATTAATATACGGTTCTAAGGCGATGAATGCCAGTATGGCGGTAGCTTTAATATCAGCGTCTAATGGAGTTTTATGCCTAACCATGGGAGGATATTATTCTATGCCGATCGTTTTTTCTCCCACGCATGCCGGCAAAATTGTTGGCCTTTATGCCACCTGTGCCACAATTGGCGGTATAATTGCACCGCTTCTGACGGGGGTGGTTGTGGATTTATATGGGTATGACTATGCGTTATACTTAGGGGCGGGCTTATCGATACTGGGAGCACTTATTCTGATGACGAGTCAGGTTAAACCGATTATCCCCAGAGTTGATAGAGATAAAGCGCCGAAGTGTAATTCAGTACGAAGTTAG
- a CDS encoding acyl-CoA dehydrogenase family protein translates to MGHILTDEQKELVEMVRNFALKEVKPHVKELDEKGEFPKELLKQAFEMGLHCLEIPEEYGGSGLDYQTTAIVFEELAKVDAGYAISLVTTFVALRSVIAAGNDEQKKLFADIIIPGAFGGFCLTEPNSGSDAGSMRGTAVREGDEYVINANKCFVTNGGVADVFVVFASTDRSKGIKGISAFIVERNRAGITVGKHENKMGLRLSNTTDVIFTDVRIPVDHLLGEEGTGFITAMNTLNVSRAFVGALAVGICQAAIDEAVKYAKERFQFKKPIGQLQAVQMILADMEIQTEAARQLVQHAMVLMDDHKPVIKEGSITKTFCGDTVVKVTTDAVQIFGGYGVSKEYPVEKLMRDSKVFQIFEGTNQIQRIVIAREMLK, encoded by the coding sequence ATGGGACACATATTAACAGATGAACAAAAAGAATTGGTTGAAATGGTAAGAAACTTTGCACTTAAAGAAGTAAAACCGCATGTTAAAGAACTTGATGAAAAAGGTGAATTTCCAAAGGAGCTTCTTAAACAGGCTTTTGAGATGGGCTTGCATTGTTTGGAAATACCTGAGGAATATGGTGGTTCAGGACTGGATTATCAAACGACAGCTATTGTTTTTGAAGAATTAGCCAAAGTCGATGCTGGCTATGCTATTTCTTTGGTGACTACATTTGTTGCACTGCGTTCAGTTATCGCGGCAGGCAATGATGAACAGAAAAAGTTGTTTGCCGATATCATTATTCCAGGTGCCTTTGGCGGGTTCTGCCTAACAGAGCCAAATTCCGGATCGGATGCAGGATCGATGAGAGGAACTGCAGTTAGGGAAGGCGATGAATACGTAATTAACGCCAATAAATGCTTTGTTACAAACGGGGGCGTTGCAGATGTATTTGTTGTATTTGCATCAACGGATAGAAGTAAAGGTATTAAGGGGATATCAGCCTTTATTGTAGAGCGAAATAGAGCGGGAATTACTGTTGGAAAACACGAAAACAAAATGGGTCTTCGGTTATCTAATACTACGGATGTAATTTTTACGGATGTAAGAATTCCAGTTGATCATCTGCTTGGGGAAGAGGGAACAGGTTTTATTACAGCAATGAATACGCTAAATGTTTCCAGAGCTTTCGTTGGTGCTTTAGCAGTTGGCATTTGTCAAGCAGCAATTGACGAGGCTGTAAAATATGCAAAAGAAAGATTTCAATTTAAAAAACCGATCGGGCAATTACAGGCTGTCCAAATGATTTTGGCAGATATGGAAATTCAGACTGAGGCAGCTCGTCAATTGGTACAACATGCAATGGTCTTAATGGATGATCATAAGCCAGTGATAAAAGAAGGCTCAATTACAAAAACATTCTGTGGTGACACGGTTGTAAAAGTAACTACGGATGCCGTTCAAATCTTTGGCGGATATGGTGTCAGTAAGGAATATCCGGTTGAAAAACTGATGAGAGATTCTAAGGTGTTCCAAATCTTTGAAGGAACAAATCAGATTCAAAGAATCGTCATTGCAAGAGAAATGCTAAAGTGA
- a CDS encoding electron transfer flavoprotein subunit beta/FixA family protein, producing the protein MEILVCVKQVPDSSDVSIDTATNTLIRDGVPSVLNPFDGNALEAAVQLKEAHGGTVTVLSMGPEQAKSVLKECVSLGADKAVLISDKAFAGSDTLVTSYILANAIKKLGKFDLILCGKQAIDGDTGHVGPEIAEQLDLPQLTFVAKIEVQGDTITVNKEHDEGYEVVEAKLPVVATVVKSINIPRYPSIKSKMAANKAKIEVLTAAELPEIDIEKTGLKGSPTKVVKMFTPPKKESGIRICESSGKECALKLFEEFVTAKLI; encoded by the coding sequence ATGGAGATTTTAGTTTGCGTAAAGCAAGTACCAGATAGTTCTGATGTAAGCATAGACACAGCAACCAATACGTTGATTCGTGATGGGGTACCAAGTGTTTTAAATCCTTTTGATGGCAATGCCCTTGAAGCGGCAGTGCAGTTGAAAGAAGCACATGGTGGTACGGTGACTGTATTGAGTATGGGACCGGAACAAGCGAAAAGTGTTTTAAAGGAATGTGTATCGCTTGGTGCTGACAAAGCAGTACTGATCAGTGACAAAGCCTTTGCTGGATCGGATACTCTCGTAACCAGTTATATATTGGCAAATGCGATTAAAAAACTTGGTAAGTTTGATCTTATTCTCTGTGGTAAACAGGCAATTGATGGCGATACCGGACATGTTGGTCCAGAAATAGCAGAGCAACTGGATTTGCCGCAGCTTACCTTTGTTGCCAAGATAGAAGTTCAGGGTGATACGATTACCGTGAATAAAGAACATGATGAAGGTTATGAAGTGGTCGAAGCCAAGCTTCCTGTGGTGGCTACGGTAGTAAAATCCATTAATATTCCGAGATATCCATCCATTAAAAGTAAAATGGCAGCAAATAAAGCCAAGATAGAAGTCCTGACAGCGGCAGAACTGCCAGAAATTGATATCGAGAAAACAGGGCTCAAAGGTTCACCGACAAAAGTAGTAAAAATGTTTACGCCTCCTAAAAAAGAATCAGGCATTAGGATTTGTGAAAGTAGTGGAAAAGAATGTGCACTAAAATTATTCGAAGAATTCGTGACTGCTAAACTTATTTAA